From the Pseudoalteromonas tunicata genome, one window contains:
- a CDS encoding Lon protease family protein has protein sequence MTLTKTRLPAQNLTPAIDIQQIASCMAAPYPDDLSFIGQQRARIAIDFSLGMDLQGYNLYVMGEAALGRFTLVKDKLTAHSKTRKTPLEWLYVNNFDDHREPIAICLASGESKIFSDDIDSLIDEIIDTFPAAFDNPGYQRKKKSIDTAFNTKYDHAIDSVEEKALTQDVVLFEDNGVISFAPLVKGKQLDETEFAALSDELRQHFFALIAGLEDDLNEALIELPRWKRESSEKLRELKRATAEQAIKPLLKELEHKYATQIGILKYLKELRKELIDAVLEWLADESEDKNEDLDKKAMLADYFAPNLIVGFKEGDPAPVVYEPNPTFGNVFGKVEYSSQQGSVVTSYRSIQAGALHKANGGYLIMDAEKVMANPQVWDGLKLSLKARHIKNDLPAQESSLGGSFTLRPQLIPLDVKIVLLGSRDLYYLMQEYDDEFNEFFRVLADFEYFIPDSDKFRYQFITRVQEHVNKNLKSDLTQEAMAKLLYFSYRQAEHQSKLSARFADVLELVNEAHYYTRQDECDMIEAHHIDEALDGKQYRTGQISENMLDDIKEGHTLIDTQGQAVGKVNGLTVLHIGDTSFGSPARITATVYAGSDGVLDIEREAELGKAIHSKGVMLLTGYLGNKYAQEFTLSLSANIAIEQSYGFIDGDSASLAELCALISAITSFPINQSLALTGSINQHGEVQAIGGVNEKIEGFFKLCKIRGLTGSQGVIIPKSNRVNLVLNPEVCQAVELGKFHIYAVATVDEALEILMDRKAGELSEKGMYAEDTVNYAALERLSCIADIVNGSDDE, from the coding sequence ATGACACTAACAAAAACTCGACTACCAGCACAAAATCTTACACCCGCGATAGACATACAACAAATAGCAAGCTGTATGGCTGCGCCTTATCCAGATGATCTCAGTTTTATTGGGCAACAACGAGCACGTATTGCCATCGATTTTTCCTTGGGTATGGATTTACAAGGTTATAACCTATATGTGATGGGAGAAGCGGCTCTTGGCCGTTTTACATTGGTCAAAGATAAGTTAACTGCGCATAGCAAAACCCGAAAAACGCCGCTTGAATGGCTCTATGTTAATAATTTTGATGATCACCGAGAACCGATTGCTATTTGTTTGGCATCAGGGGAAAGTAAAATCTTTTCCGATGATATCGACTCGCTGATTGATGAAATTATCGATACCTTTCCAGCTGCATTTGACAATCCTGGCTATCAGCGCAAGAAAAAGTCCATCGATACTGCTTTTAATACTAAGTACGATCACGCTATTGATAGTGTAGAAGAAAAAGCCCTTACCCAAGACGTGGTGCTTTTTGAAGATAATGGAGTCATTAGTTTTGCGCCTTTGGTTAAAGGCAAACAACTTGATGAAACCGAATTTGCTGCGCTCAGTGATGAGTTACGCCAACATTTCTTTGCGCTTATTGCAGGCTTAGAAGACGATTTAAACGAAGCCTTAATTGAATTGCCTCGTTGGAAAAGAGAATCGTCAGAAAAATTAAGAGAGCTTAAACGCGCCACAGCAGAGCAAGCAATCAAGCCGCTTTTAAAAGAACTTGAGCATAAATATGCCACTCAAATTGGAATTTTAAAATACCTAAAAGAGCTGCGAAAAGAGCTTATTGATGCAGTACTTGAATGGCTGGCTGATGAATCAGAAGACAAAAATGAAGATCTCGATAAAAAGGCCATGCTGGCGGATTATTTTGCGCCTAATTTAATTGTCGGTTTTAAAGAAGGTGATCCAGCACCGGTTGTTTATGAGCCAAATCCAACATTTGGTAATGTATTTGGTAAAGTTGAGTATTCATCACAGCAAGGCTCGGTGGTAACCAGTTATCGCTCGATTCAAGCCGGTGCGCTGCATAAAGCTAATGGCGGCTATTTGATCATGGATGCTGAGAAAGTGATGGCCAACCCTCAAGTTTGGGATGGTTTAAAACTGTCGTTAAAAGCCCGTCATATTAAAAATGACTTACCTGCTCAAGAAAGCAGCTTGGGGGGCAGTTTTACTCTAAGACCACAGCTTATTCCATTAGATGTGAAAATTGTTTTACTAGGCTCACGTGATTTGTATTATTTAATGCAAGAATATGACGATGAATTTAATGAGTTTTTTCGTGTGCTAGCCGATTTTGAGTATTTTATTCCTGACTCAGATAAATTCCGTTATCAGTTTATTACTCGTGTACAAGAGCATGTAAATAAAAATTTAAAAAGTGACTTAACTCAAGAAGCGATGGCAAAACTATTATATTTTAGCTATCGCCAAGCGGAGCACCAGTCAAAATTATCAGCACGTTTTGCTGATGTTTTAGAGCTGGTGAATGAAGCACATTATTACACTCGTCAAGATGAGTGTGACATGATTGAAGCGCACCATATTGATGAAGCGCTTGATGGTAAACAATATCGTACCGGTCAAATTAGCGAAAATATGCTTGATGATATTAAAGAAGGTCACACTTTAATTGATACTCAAGGTCAAGCGGTAGGAAAAGTAAACGGTCTAACCGTGTTACATATTGGCGATACCAGTTTTGGCAGTCCAGCTAGGATCACCGCGACTGTTTATGCTGGTAGTGATGGTGTACTTGATATTGAACGTGAAGCCGAGCTTGGTAAAGCGATTCACTCTAAAGGTGTGATGCTACTGACGGGTTATTTGGGTAATAAGTATGCTCAAGAGTTTACATTATCACTCAGTGCTAATATTGCCATTGAGCAAAGTTACGGTTTTATTGATGGTGACAGTGCGTCGTTGGCTGAGTTGTGCGCCTTGATTTCAGCGATTACGTCTTTCCCAATTAACCAAAGTTTAGCGCTGACAGGATCGATTAACCAGCATGGTGAAGTGCAAGCCATTGGTGGAGTGAATGAGAAAATCGAAGGCTTCTTTAAACTGTGCAAAATTCGTGGTTTAACGGGCAGCCAAGGGGTGATTATTCCTAAATCGAACCGAGTAAACTTGGTGCTTAATCCAGAAGTGTGCCAAGCGGTTGAGTTGGGTAAATTTCATATTTATGCGGTTGCTACTGTTGATGAAGCGCTTGAAATCCTGATGGATCGAAAAGCGGGTGAGTTATCAGAAAAAGGCATGTATGCTGAAGATACTGTCAACTATGCAGCTTTAGAGCGTTTAAGTTGTATTGCCGATATTGTTAATGGCAGTGATGATGAATAA
- the lnt gene encoding apolipoprotein N-acyltransferase translates to MALSISKKSILALVAGMLLTFSFAPFGFWFISPLCIALFFYCLANTTWQVAAKRGFLFGFGWFACGISWVHVSIAEYGGLPLVVSLLLMAILAAYLALYSALAAGLSTHFKGHTWLLAFIPLFMASEWMRGTFLTGFPWLSFGYSLTDSPLNFLAPVVGEFGLTVIVLLLGYSLWQLANKKWLWLASTISSLMICALVMTTLPQNKHTGDEVHVLLVQGNIKQELRWAPEQFAKTMLAYQDLTRPNWDVDLVVWPEAAIPEIEVLAQEYLQNLDSAAAFHNTALITGIVDYQRPTKTIYNTLIVLGKKNPEDVLGQYQFLHPNRYRKHNLLPIGEFVPFESLLRPIAPLFDLPMSSFSRGDAIQHNLKANGLNILPAICYEIVFADFVRSNYHSNSDILLTVSNDAWFGDSHGPHQHMQIARMRAMELGRPLIRVTNNGITGVYDPLDHQQQTINQFEATVLKTSIKKISGDTLYAQYGKGPIVLLLIVLFLVALFNNRHAFKFFKPIKTNK, encoded by the coding sequence ATGGCACTTAGCATCTCTAAAAAAAGCATACTTGCACTCGTTGCAGGTATGCTTTTAACGTTTAGCTTCGCGCCATTTGGTTTTTGGTTTATAAGCCCATTGTGTATCGCACTGTTTTTTTATTGCTTAGCGAATACCACTTGGCAAGTCGCTGCAAAACGAGGCTTTTTATTTGGCTTCGGCTGGTTTGCTTGCGGGATCAGCTGGGTCCATGTTTCAATTGCAGAATATGGTGGCTTACCTCTCGTTGTTTCATTGCTATTAATGGCGATTCTGGCTGCTTATCTCGCACTTTATAGCGCCCTTGCGGCTGGACTTTCGACTCATTTTAAAGGCCACACTTGGCTACTGGCGTTTATTCCACTCTTTATGGCATCAGAATGGATGCGCGGCACTTTTTTAACTGGTTTTCCTTGGTTATCTTTCGGTTACAGCTTGACCGATAGCCCACTTAATTTTTTAGCGCCCGTAGTTGGCGAATTTGGTTTAACGGTTATTGTTCTACTGCTTGGTTATAGTCTTTGGCAACTGGCAAATAAAAAATGGCTTTGGCTTGCAAGTACCATCAGTAGTTTAATGATTTGCGCCCTAGTTATGACCACTTTGCCACAAAATAAACACACAGGTGATGAAGTTCATGTACTGTTAGTGCAAGGAAATATCAAACAAGAGCTGCGCTGGGCACCCGAGCAATTTGCTAAGACAATGCTGGCTTACCAAGATTTAACTCGTCCAAATTGGGATGTGGATTTAGTTGTTTGGCCTGAAGCGGCCATCCCAGAAATTGAGGTGCTCGCACAAGAGTATTTGCAAAATCTCGATAGTGCTGCCGCTTTTCACAATACAGCGCTTATTACTGGCATAGTTGATTATCAGCGCCCAACTAAAACTATTTATAATACCTTGATTGTACTTGGTAAAAAAAATCCTGAGGATGTGTTAGGCCAATATCAGTTCTTGCATCCAAACCGCTATCGCAAACATAATTTATTACCCATTGGTGAGTTTGTACCATTTGAATCCTTGCTGCGCCCTATTGCACCGTTATTTGATTTACCGATGTCATCATTTAGCCGTGGCGACGCGATACAGCACAACCTCAAAGCCAATGGGCTCAATATCTTACCGGCTATTTGTTATGAGATTGTTTTTGCTGACTTTGTTCGCAGTAATTACCACAGCAATTCAGATATTTTACTTACCGTGAGTAACGATGCGTGGTTTGGTGATTCTCATGGTCCACATCAACATATGCAAATTGCACGTATGCGCGCGATGGAACTTGGCAGGCCTTTAATTCGAGTCACCAATAACGGTATTACTGGGGTATATGATCCGCTTGACCACCAGCAACAGACTATCAATCAATTTGAAGCAACAGTACTTAAAACCAGTATCAAAAAAATCAGTGGCGATACTCTTTATGCGCAATATGGCAAAGGCCCAATTGTTCTGTTATTAATCGTGCTCTTTTTAGTCGCATTATTTAATAACCGTCATGCCTTTAAATTTTTTAAGCCCATAAAAACAAACAAGTAG
- a CDS encoding PhoH family protein: protein MSNQTKSQEVYLEPSDNKRLAALCGPFDDNIKQIERRLGVEISHRENCFRATGNLAAAHAAIEVLKNLYIETQLVNGKSQEIDADLVHLTLAQSHYLDQDDEDPQFAQDVTIKTRRGVVKPRNPNQMQYVANILNHDICFGIGPAGTGKTYLAVAAAVDALERQEIRRILLTRPAVEAGEKLGFLPGDLTQKIDPYLRPLYDALFEMLGFEKVERLIEKNVIEVAPLAYMRGRTLNDAFIILDESQNTTVEQMKMFLTRIGFNSKAVITGDITQVDLPRGARSGLRHAIDVLSNVNDISFNFFQAKDVVRHPIVARIVEAYESFEEQERKQRAEKQAQREAAQHD from the coding sequence TTGAGTAACCAAACCAAAAGCCAAGAAGTCTACCTCGAACCCTCTGATAATAAACGCCTTGCAGCCCTTTGTGGCCCTTTTGATGACAATATAAAACAGATTGAGCGCCGCCTTGGGGTTGAAATCAGTCACCGAGAAAACTGTTTTCGTGCCACAGGGAATTTAGCCGCAGCTCATGCAGCCATTGAAGTGCTAAAAAACTTATATATCGAAACGCAGCTAGTGAATGGCAAAAGCCAAGAGATTGATGCCGACTTAGTTCATCTGACCCTCGCGCAATCGCACTATCTTGATCAGGACGATGAAGACCCTCAATTTGCCCAAGATGTTACGATTAAAACCCGTCGGGGCGTGGTAAAACCGCGTAATCCGAATCAAATGCAATATGTGGCTAATATTCTTAATCATGATATTTGTTTTGGTATTGGCCCTGCTGGTACAGGTAAAACTTATTTAGCGGTTGCCGCCGCAGTTGATGCCTTAGAGCGCCAAGAGATTCGCCGTATTTTACTCACCCGCCCCGCGGTTGAAGCAGGCGAAAAGTTAGGATTTTTACCGGGTGATTTAACCCAAAAAATCGACCCATATTTACGCCCGCTGTACGATGCCTTATTCGAAATGCTCGGGTTTGAAAAGGTAGAGCGCTTAATTGAAAAAAACGTCATTGAAGTCGCACCGCTTGCCTATATGCGTGGCCGAACGCTAAACGATGCCTTTATTATTTTAGATGAAAGCCAAAATACCACCGTAGAGCAAATGAAAATGTTTCTAACCCGGATTGGTTTTAATTCTAAAGCCGTTATCACTGGCGACATCACTCAAGTTGACTTACCAAGAGGCGCACGCTCGGGTTTGCGTCACGCAATCGATGTGCTAAGTAACGTTAATGATATTAGCTTTAACTTTTTTCAAGCAAAAGATGTGGTCCGCCACCCTATTGTTGCTCGTATAGTAGAAGCTTATGAGAGCTTTGAAGAACAAGAACGTAAACAAAGAGCTGAAAAGCAAGCACAACGAGAAGCCGCGCAACATGACTGA
- a CDS encoding LiaF domain-containing protein, with amino-acid sequence MTVKLEDRPIETLRQETIDQLIYNYSHGVISNEAFERRLDKAMASQQHQELADLVSDLQLQTDSQFTQQKEQKFNPRYSSSSSEESDNIVTIFASTIRSGMWQVPKTINILNVFGSAKIDFTDAVFSTQTITLKVKCIFGSDKIYVPENVNVVSKTFSIFGSSENNAPSIADRQAPTIIIEGFVLFGEVQVSIKRTIKEKFVAFANELKTMFNS; translated from the coding sequence ATGACTGTTAAACTTGAAGATCGACCCATTGAAACCTTACGCCAAGAAACCATAGATCAGTTAATCTACAACTATAGTCATGGTGTCATTTCAAATGAGGCCTTTGAGCGCAGACTCGATAAAGCAATGGCAAGTCAGCAACATCAAGAATTAGCTGATTTAGTTTCCGATTTACAACTCCAAACAGACTCGCAATTTACCCAACAAAAAGAGCAAAAATTTAATCCCCGCTACAGTAGCTCCTCAAGTGAAGAATCAGACAATATTGTTACTATTTTTGCTAGCACAATACGCAGTGGGATGTGGCAAGTTCCAAAAACAATAAATATCTTAAATGTATTTGGTAGCGCCAAAATTGACTTCACAGATGCGGTATTCAGTACGCAAACTATTACTCTAAAAGTAAAATGTATCTTTGGTAGCGATAAAATTTACGTACCTGAGAATGTTAATGTTGTGAGTAAAACATTTTCAATTTTTGGCTCATCTGAAAACAACGCCCCCTCAATTGCAGACAGGCAAGCGCCAACCATTATTATTGAAGGATTTGTATTATTTGGTGAGGTTCAGGTGAGTATTAAGCGTACCATCAAAGAAAAATTTGTCGCGTTCGCTAACGAACTCAAAACCATGTTTAACTCATAG
- a CDS encoding FAD-dependent oxidoreductase translates to MKNDVIIVGGGMVGAAMALKLAKQGCMVTVIEQQQVDFNAVLASEDLDLRVSAINRFSEQLFAELGILDNLLTKRHAPYRRLAAFEQVKQTLLFDAKDIDYDYLGHIIENKLIQAALWQAFASHNITVKSDLGKLNRIEQVESRITLHYGKSELTADLVIAADGGQSITRQLAGIGTTGWQYQQSCMGILIKLDAPQQDITWQQFQATGPVAFLPLQAPYANLIWYHSGTQLAKLAALNPGQLKQKVIEHFPTLPGDFEVIEQAVFPLTRQHANQYVQGRLVLVGDSAHTINPLAGQGVNLGFKDVQQLATCLANKLDVGDKAALLQYQRYRKTANLVMMSAMDACYLGFSNQIPPLKWLRNKVLATAERSGPLKNWVLKYAIGEKL, encoded by the coding sequence ATGAAAAATGACGTTATTATTGTAGGTGGTGGCATGGTTGGTGCGGCAATGGCACTGAAACTTGCTAAGCAAGGCTGTATGGTCACTGTTATTGAGCAACAACAAGTTGATTTTAACGCCGTGCTTGCCAGTGAAGATCTCGATTTACGGGTATCCGCTATTAATCGTTTTTCTGAGCAATTATTTGCTGAACTTGGTATTTTGGATAACTTACTTACCAAGCGTCATGCCCCTTATCGTCGTTTAGCAGCATTTGAACAAGTCAAACAAACATTATTATTTGATGCCAAAGACATCGATTATGATTACCTTGGTCATATCATTGAAAATAAATTGATTCAAGCTGCACTTTGGCAGGCATTTGCTTCACATAATATTACCGTCAAAAGTGACCTAGGTAAGTTAAATCGCATTGAACAAGTCGAATCTCGTATTACTTTACACTATGGCAAGTCGGAATTAACCGCTGATTTAGTCATTGCTGCCGATGGTGGCCAATCGATTACTCGTCAATTGGCGGGGATTGGTACTACAGGTTGGCAATATCAGCAAAGTTGCATGGGAATATTAATTAAGCTTGATGCACCGCAACAAGATATTACGTGGCAGCAGTTTCAAGCAACAGGGCCGGTTGCTTTTTTACCCTTGCAAGCGCCCTATGCTAATTTAATTTGGTATCACTCAGGCACGCAGTTAGCAAAATTGGCGGCGCTTAATCCTGGGCAGTTAAAACAAAAAGTGATTGAGCATTTCCCAACCTTACCAGGAGATTTTGAGGTGATTGAACAGGCTGTTTTTCCGCTCACGCGTCAGCATGCAAATCAATATGTGCAAGGGCGTTTAGTGTTAGTGGGTGATTCTGCCCATACTATTAATCCACTTGCGGGGCAGGGCGTTAATTTAGGCTTTAAAGATGTACAACAGTTAGCTACATGCTTGGCAAACAAACTAGATGTAGGTGATAAAGCGGCCTTGTTGCAATATCAGCGTTACCGGAAAACCGCTAATTTAGTAATGATGTCGGCAATGGATGCCTGCTACCTTGGTTTTTCTAATCAAATTCCACCGTTAAAATGGCTGCGTAATAAAGTGCTTGCAACTGCAGAGCGCTCAGGGCCATTAAAAAACTGGGTTTTAAAGTACGCGATAGGTGAAAAACTCTAA
- the ybeY gene encoding rRNA maturation RNase YbeY, which yields MTELDLQIASEFKDLPSFEQFQLWAHSTLDLFKEESELTIRIADEAESQQLNNDYRGKNKPTNVLSFPFEAPPGIELPLVGDLIICPQVVYQEALEQEKSFHDHFAHMVVHGCLHLLGFDHIEAEDAEEMESNEKEILAKLGISDPYRDDEE from the coding sequence ATGACTGAACTTGATTTACAAATTGCCAGTGAGTTTAAAGATTTACCTAGCTTTGAACAATTCCAATTATGGGCACACAGCACCTTGGATTTATTTAAAGAAGAAAGTGAGCTCACGATTCGAATTGCCGATGAAGCAGAAAGTCAGCAATTGAATAATGATTATCGCGGTAAAAACAAACCGACCAACGTTTTGTCGTTTCCATTTGAAGCGCCGCCTGGAATTGAGTTGCCATTAGTGGGTGATTTAATTATTTGCCCTCAAGTGGTGTATCAAGAAGCCCTTGAGCAAGAAAAATCATTTCATGATCATTTTGCGCATATGGTGGTACATGGCTGCTTGCATTTATTAGGCTTTGACCATATAGAAGCAGAAGATGCCGAAGAAATGGAAAGTAATGAAAAGGAAATCCTAGCTAAGCTTGGAATTAGCGATCCGTATCGAGATGATGAGGAATAG
- a CDS encoding zinc ribbon-containing protein: MNDSKNYQKWLDELHLWLSDVKKHEVKQLLDYLQQGEHEIRAITGYSAQQFNTYKEYFLRDLAHWQSHHQQYNQLAWQELKESFWYELTQLGDRSKVEWAVILDDFEHNGVYQQGDWVALGELRCKQCQHLTHYYHPNQLDACAECGGIYFTRQALSP, encoded by the coding sequence ATGAATGACTCAAAAAATTATCAAAAATGGCTTGATGAGTTGCATCTGTGGTTAAGCGATGTGAAAAAGCATGAAGTGAAACAATTGCTGGATTATTTGCAGCAAGGCGAGCACGAAATTCGCGCAATCACTGGTTATAGCGCTCAACAATTTAATACTTATAAAGAGTATTTTTTGCGTGATTTGGCGCATTGGCAAAGCCATCATCAACAATACAATCAGTTGGCTTGGCAGGAATTAAAAGAGTCGTTTTGGTATGAGCTAACACAGTTAGGCGACCGCTCTAAAGTGGAGTGGGCGGTTATACTTGATGATTTTGAACATAACGGAGTGTATCAGCAAGGTGATTGGGTCGCACTTGGTGAACTAAGATGTAAACAATGTCAACATTTAACGCATTATTATCACCCAAATCAACTTGATGCATGTGCAGAATGCGGGGGTATTTATTTCACCCGTCAAGCTTTAAGTCCATAA
- the miaB gene encoding tRNA (N6-isopentenyl adenosine(37)-C2)-methylthiotransferase MiaB — MSKKLHIKTWGCQMNEYDSQKMADLLDATNGYQLTEEAENADVILLNTCSIREKAQEKVFHQLGRWKLLKDDNPDLVIGVGGCVASQEGEVIRQRAPFVDIVFGPQTLHRLPEMIKQVQLKQGAVVDISFPEIEKFDRLPEPKAEGPSAFVSIMEGCSKYCTFCVVPYTRGEEVSRPLDDVILEIAQLAEQGVREVNLLGQNVNAYRGKMHDGEICYFSDLLRYVATIDGIDRIRYTTSHPIEFTPDIIEAYADIPELVDHLHLPVQSGSDRILALMKRGHTALEYKSTIRKLKKVRPNLSMSSDFIIGFPGETTADFEATMNLINDIGFDMSFSFIYSARPGTPAADLPDDVSEQEKKERLYILQNRITQFAQQISRQMFGTEQRILVEGPSKKNPMELRGRTENNRVVNFVGDHKLIGQFVDVKITEALPNSLRGDLVRTEAQMNLRKDTAPATITSKNQPAQANELGVATFTP; from the coding sequence ATGAGTAAAAAGCTGCATATTAAAACCTGGGGTTGTCAAATGAATGAATATGACTCTCAGAAAATGGCTGATTTATTAGATGCCACCAATGGCTATCAATTAACAGAAGAAGCTGAAAATGCGGATGTTATTCTTTTAAATACCTGCTCTATTCGTGAAAAAGCACAAGAGAAGGTGTTTCACCAACTTGGCCGCTGGAAATTATTAAAAGATGATAACCCTGACCTAGTGATTGGTGTAGGTGGTTGTGTTGCATCACAAGAAGGTGAAGTAATTCGCCAACGCGCGCCTTTTGTTGATATCGTATTTGGTCCACAAACATTGCATCGTTTACCTGAAATGATTAAGCAAGTTCAGTTAAAACAAGGTGCGGTTGTGGATATTTCATTTCCTGAAATCGAAAAGTTTGACCGTCTACCTGAGCCAAAAGCAGAAGGTCCATCTGCATTTGTTTCTATCATGGAAGGCTGTTCAAAATACTGTACTTTCTGTGTAGTACCTTATACCCGTGGTGAAGAAGTAAGCCGTCCTTTGGACGATGTTATTTTAGAAATAGCCCAATTGGCAGAACAAGGTGTACGTGAAGTAAACCTGCTTGGTCAAAACGTAAATGCGTATCGTGGCAAAATGCACGATGGTGAAATTTGTTATTTCTCTGATTTACTACGTTATGTTGCCACGATTGATGGTATTGACCGTATTCGTTATACAACTTCGCACCCAATTGAATTTACTCCAGATATTATCGAAGCGTATGCTGATATTCCAGAGCTAGTCGATCACTTACATTTACCAGTGCAAAGTGGGTCAGACCGTATTTTAGCGTTAATGAAACGCGGTCATACGGCGCTTGAGTACAAGTCAACGATCCGTAAATTGAAAAAAGTACGCCCTAATTTAAGCATGTCTTCCGATTTCATTATTGGTTTCCCAGGTGAAACAACTGCAGATTTTGAAGCAACGATGAATCTCATTAACGACATCGGTTTTGATATGAGCTTTAGCTTTATCTACAGCGCGCGTCCAGGTACGCCTGCTGCTGATTTACCTGATGACGTATCAGAGCAAGAAAAGAAAGAGCGTCTTTATATTTTACAAAATCGTATCACTCAATTTGCACAGCAAATCAGCCGTCAAATGTTTGGCACAGAACAGCGTATTTTAGTTGAAGGCCCATCGAAAAAGAATCCAATGGAGCTTCGAGGCCGTACTGAAAACAACCGCGTAGTTAATTTTGTTGGCGATCATAAGTTAATTGGTCAATTTGTTGATGTAAAAATCACTGAAGCATTGCCAAATTCATTACGTGGTGATTTAGTACGTACTGAAGCACAAATGAATTTACGTAAAGATACAGCGCCAGCAACTATTACGAGTAAAAACCAACCTGCTCAAGCCAATGAGCTTGGAGTAGCAACGTTTACCCCTTAA
- the corC gene encoding CNNM family magnesium/cobalt transport protein CorC (CorC(YbeX) belongs to the Cyclin M Mg2+ Exporter (CNNM) family, and was characterized as belonging to a set of three proteins, at least one of which must be present for CorA to function.), whose product MSDDNSQSSQGSSGKTWLGRIAQMFQGEPQNREELVEVIMDAQERDVIDPETKKMMKGVLGVSQLKVRDIMIPRSQMITLDIEQSLSELLPIMVESTHSRFPVVCEDKDHVEGILLAKDLLPLILNSHDEIPSLATFLRPAMVVPESKRVDTLLNEFRQQRYHMAIVVDEYGGVSGLVTIEDILEIIVGEIEDEHDNEEETQDIRQVATHVYAVQALTPLEDFNEFFHTQFDTQEADTIGGIVLHAFGHMPTRGETIEVGSFQFKVTSSDNRRLQQLQVTVPKNSQTEAEAAA is encoded by the coding sequence ATGAGCGACGATAACTCGCAGAGTAGCCAGGGTTCGTCTGGCAAAACATGGTTAGGGCGCATCGCCCAAATGTTTCAGGGTGAACCCCAAAACAGAGAGGAACTGGTTGAAGTGATCATGGACGCCCAAGAACGCGATGTCATTGATCCTGAAACCAAAAAAATGATGAAAGGTGTATTAGGTGTCTCGCAACTTAAAGTGCGCGATATCATGATCCCTCGCTCTCAAATGATAACCTTAGATATTGAGCAATCCTTGAGTGAATTATTACCTATCATGGTTGAATCTACTCATTCTCGTTTTCCTGTTGTTTGCGAAGACAAGGACCACGTCGAAGGGATATTACTTGCTAAGGATTTATTGCCTCTAATTTTAAACTCGCACGATGAAATCCCCTCTTTAGCTACTTTCTTACGCCCAGCCATGGTTGTGCCAGAAAGTAAGCGTGTTGATACGTTACTTAATGAGTTTCGTCAGCAGCGCTACCACATGGCTATCGTTGTTGATGAGTATGGTGGTGTTTCGGGTTTGGTTACCATTGAAGATATTCTCGAAATCATTGTTGGTGAAATCGAAGATGAGCATGATAACGAAGAAGAGACTCAGGATATTCGTCAAGTTGCAACTCATGTTTATGCTGTTCAAGCTTTGACGCCTCTTGAAGATTTTAATGAGTTTTTCCATACTCAATTTGATACTCAAGAAGCTGATACCATTGGTGGGATTGTTTTACATGCGTTTGGTCATATGCCAACCCGTGGTGAAACAATTGAAGTTGGTTCGTTTCAATTTAAAGTCACAAGCTCAGATAATCGTCGATTACAGCAGCTCCAAGTGACGGTACCTAAAAACTCTCAAACTGAAGCTGAAGCCGCTGCATAA